Proteins from a genomic interval of Euleptes europaea isolate rEulEur1 chromosome 18, rEulEur1.hap1, whole genome shotgun sequence:
- the CCDC103 gene encoding coiled-coil domain-containing protein 103, translated as MEGMIDFRALEKELQEAVAADEKYQRENEAKFRAVRQKVASYEEFRDIVLASHLKPLEKRDRIGNKAKVPWNSCVRKASHKQESKVELPQELQHLPETSSEFYRNWRRCMKSSQEQYQFLLQLGSQKLGQIFQTDLAFGLLGEFLTVLSENVCGKDRDSVLEILESLSGTKRFGLNVELLSWEEKESCRNLFEKLRMMETGPVCSPKFVHKESTSVTQTSGQSDGSTERKWMELMHLYQAP; from the exons ATGGAGGGCATGATAGATTTTCGGGCTTTGGAAAAAGAGTTGCAAGAAGCTGTGGCTGCTGATGAAAAGTACCAGAGAGAAAATGAGGCCAAGTTCCGAGCAGTGCGCCAGAAAGTGGCATCTTATGAAGAATTCAG GGATATTGTTTTAGCTTCACACTTGAagcctctggagaaaagggacaGGATTGGAAATAAAGCAAAGGTACCATGGAACTCCTGTGTAAGAAAAgcaagccacaaacaagaaagCAAAGTGGAGCTGCCTCAG GAATTGCAGCACCTTCCTGAGACTTCATCAGAGTTCTACAGAAATTGGCGCAGATGCATGAAAAGCAGCCAAGAACAGTACCAGTTCTTGCTTCAACTTGGGTCCCAGAAGTTGGGCCAGATCTTCCAAACAGATCTTGCTTTTGGTCTCCTGGGGGAATTTCTAACAGTGCTCAGTGAAAATGTCTGTGGCAAAGACCGAGACTCTGTCTTGGAGATCTTGGAGAGTCTTTCAGGCACCAAACGCTTTGGGCTGAACGTAGAACTCCTGAGCTGGGAAGAGAAGGAAAGTTGCAGGAATTTGTTTGAGAAACTACGCATGATGGAGACAGGCCCTGTGTGTTCTCCCAAATTTGTACACAAAGAAAGTACCTCAGTTACCCAAACCAGTGGCCAGAGCGATGGATCAACAGAAAGAAAATGGATGGAACTGATGCACCTTTACCAAGCCCCTTGA